Within the Enoplosus armatus isolate fEnoArm2 chromosome 9, fEnoArm2.hap1, whole genome shotgun sequence genome, the region CAAACACCAGCGCATGATCACCAGTGATTATCTGTTTGGATTGACATAGGCAGCTCAAGGTGCGGGCGAGAGTTTACGTACACATGGTGGGTATTTTGTAGGCAGTATTTCATAGGCCCCCCATCATTTCCAATTAATGTGTGGTAATTTGATACATTCATAAATCATGCTCATCGGCTCAAAGAAGATGTGATACTGGGTACTACATACTGATACACTCCACTATTGAGAAAAGTCATAGTTTTAGTCTCATCTAAAATTCAGctttatcattttttaaattattggtTAGAGTTAGCATTTCTGCTAAACCTGATCCTTTGTGCTACGCATGCCAGGGATAGAGAAAAACATTACCATGAGGGCACCTGGGGACTGTTTCCAATCTTTGTTTAGGTCTGATGAGAAGACATGTTGGAGAAGTTGGAGTTTCTTTGACATTAACCTATGATGATGAGAGATGGTTCAGGAAGAGGAGGTTCAGCTCCTCCTGTCTGGACCCCAAACTGCAGCAGGGGTTGTAGCCAGTTCAGTGGTCTGTCCAGTCTGTCCACTGATCATGGTCGCTAACACGGATCACTGGTTGCTACCACTACTCTGTCAGGCCAGCACATTGCATTTTAGCAAACTGGCAAATAGATAGACCTCTGCAAATCCATATCACTGTTATCTGATCAGTTCTTTCTCAATACTCTTGTCAccagcaaattccttgtaatgtatgttacttggcaataaacagtttctgattctgattctgacctTTTGTTTATAACTCTGTAAAAGCTGGTTGCTTGCTCACAGCGTTCCATTATACATTTGCAATATTTTCAGTgatgtttatttataaaataatCCTTAATCATATCCACTGGACCTAAATGCAAGTGTTTGATATAAAGTGAGATCTACAGTCTGGTTTTACCACGTGTCTCTGCATGGACTGATTCTCCAGAGCATTAAGTAACCCTGACTTTTTTACCAACCAACCATCAACTGCTGGGGATGACGACTTAAGGGGCCACAGTGCACTTGACACCATGTACAGTGCTTTCTGGGCCTGTGATGCTTAACAGGTGACCTGCTCACTGTCTGATGTGATTGACTACAAGGCCATTgttctgtgtgcatgtcagcTATGATATTATTTAGCGTGTTTCCAACCTTGTTGTGCTAGAAAGACTTGAGTTCATGACGCTTTTGGAACTGAGAGGGAAAGAAGTAGAGGTGttcatctgtttcatttgtgtttggTAACATAGCACAAGAATTTAGTAAATTCTGTCTAAGGGATGTGAAATTGCGTGGTAACTGTTCcagtttattttttgctttGACTGCATGCTTGTTTAGAAACTGTGTACAAATTACCATGGGTccaattaaattgtttttttttgttttcgtttctgtttttgtattgttttttccaTAAAGGATTCCCACAGAAAGTGTCCGGTGGTGCAGTCAGTTGTATCATGAGTAAGAGCAACCTCTCGTAGTTTTGGAGAGATGTCTGCAAGCATCAGTGGTAACAAGACTTGACATGTCGGTGCCAATTACAGTGCAGTGAAGGATTTGTTTTGTAAACcatgaaagaagacaaaaaacagctcacacactgtgtaaagagaaagagagagaggattttacatgtgaaaaaaacaatgttattcATTCATCCTTGTTTAGATTGATCaaattttgtttaattttaaattcAAGGCTAAACTTGCCAGTGCAACTTTGGCAGCCAATGTTctttacaacaaaacacaatacagttgTTTTACATTAATGTCTCAAAGACAAAGGATGACctttacatgaaaaaaaaaatgtaaattgaggATCCCTTTACTGCAACAAAATcttaaatttttttttcattcacatccAAAAATCCCTAACCTGGAAGAATTCTTCCAAACATGCAGTGCAATATTAAACTGAGTAAATAAAATCCGATGCTTCAGCAAGAAATAGTACAACCATAGTCTTCCCAAGATTTACAACTAAAACAATGTTCAATAAAGTTTCAGGTATAttgtacatttgagtttgttcTGTTGCAAACACATTTAACGGAGATGtgcaaatcaaatgtgttgacTATTGCATGAATAAATGGGcatcaaaaatgtaatcatgtCAGTAAGTTCCATGTAGGACTGGGCGACATAATTATAATATGAGGCAAAGTATTTTgacttctcttcttcttctgattcGTTTACCCAAATAGAAGTTAGTGATTTCATTAtctttttctaaataaatgtgacattgACAAAATGTTGCATTCATGAATACAATGATTTTCACGACAATTTCTTTGTAATGCTATTGCAATGAACAATTACTGGAATAACAAAAATGGACTAATGATGTACTGTAAAATCACCTGTGTGTGGATTTATATCAAAATATGGTATAGCCCAGTCCTACAAAGAAATACTGCATTTAAAGCTCAGAGTAATGTCTTAAGTCATGTCCATGGCAAGAAGTTGCAGTGCAGTGCGAGTCCCAGCACCCAGTAGGAGAGGAAGTACCCCAGGATGCTCTGTGTGGTAGGAGAACAGGTTGTAAAGTGTGGCAGCAGAGCAATGATGGGGTTTTGAGGTGTGTGCTTGCATCCATTTCTGGATGACTGTAGCTGTACATTGGGGTTCGATGTTTTCCTTCGATGGAGAAGTGGTTCATTGAGGAGGAGCAGATGAGCACTTATCCAGAAGGGCACGGGAGACGAGGAGGCCATGAATCTGGTTAGGACCTAGAAATGTAGATTAAAAATGGGAATAAGGAGAAATTAACAGTTAGTTCCTTGCACCCAGACAGATTAACTGTTCCACAAGAAGGTGATTATGTAATTTACTTacctgcacatgcatgcacaatgTTCCAAACACCAGGAGTACTGTCGAATGtacaacatacacaaacactctgGGGTTGAACAATCCTGGTGTGGGTTTGTCAAGCCCTTTGCTTGCACCGGTCTCCCATAGTCCGAGTCTCAAGCACAGTTCTGGATTAGCTTGAAAATATGCATAAACTGCCATTATGCCGAGGGTAGCCATAGGTAGAGCCAGAATAAAGTTCGGCATCTGCTTCAGCTCAAAGTAGCGGAGGAAGCCCACATCCCAATACACATCCTGGATGTGAGAATAAAGCAGGGGGAGGGGTCTCATGCACCAGAGGGGTGGTGGACCATTTTCATCTGGAACACGGTAGCCCTTCCGTTCACCCAGCGACAGAAGAGCATGGGGGATCCGTTCCAAGGAGACGGATGGTGTGCAAAACGTCCTATACCCATAGTACTGGAAAGCACAGAAGGGAAGGGCAATAGTTGCAGTTCCCAAGAGGGAGGTGAGCAGGAGACGGATGATGACCCAAATATAGTGGAAGACTTTGCTGTggccttttgttgttgttcgaTACACACGAATTTGGGAAATAGCGTGCAGTGATGGAAGATACAGTAGAAATCCTATGTTAACCAGTCCATTGGATCGTGCTGCAGTGGCTATGCTGAGCGCCAGGCAGGCTCGGAAGGTGAATCCTTTCTCCAGGAGGAACAGACCGCCGAATGTGAGCGCAGCAAACAGGCTCTCCGAGTACCCAGCGGTCATGAAAACATTGGCAGGTGTGATGCAGTAGAGCAAGCTGGAGAGCAGAGCGAGGCGTCTGTCCTGAAGAACTATTCGACTAAGCGCATGCAAGGCGACCACACTCAGCAGGAAGAGGGCACTGTTCCCCAGAGCCACAGCCACCAGCAAACGCCCCCTCACACTCAGCCAGCTGCTCAGGGGCCACAGCAGAGTCTCTGCCAGGCCTCGAAGGATGACggggaagagggggaagaaagcAAAGTTGTGCTCGTAAAGGTATCCTCTCTCAGCAATGAAGAGGTAATGCTCGGCGTCCCAGTGAGAGAGGCCACCCAACAACCACTCCACTGCACAGTCCAAGTACAGAGGCTCCTCTGTCCGTGGGGGCCTGAACGCATCGGCATCATGGTCAGGGATGGCAGCATTCAAGACAGCCTGAGGAGAAATGTTTTACAATGTTGAAATAAATCCTGCCATCATTAACAGAGTTTGGCTGTACAGAGAAACAAACCACACAGTGGACAGTTACTTTATCTGTGACCTActtaacacatacagtaagtattCCCCTGGGCACTATTCATTAGCgaccacacagaaacataattaCCAAGGTGACTTAAACATCAGGGGGAATGAAGGTTATAAACTAACATTATAGCTATAAACTGGGGGGAGCTAGATTAGCACATTGTCAGATTCACAACATCCAACTTGCCTAAAATTTACCTGTAAAAAGAGTGACAGGCCTCTGGTAACTGTGGCAAACTCCAGAACTGCTCTGACATCCATGGTCATTGGTGTGACGGACAAAATCTAAACAAGCCGGTTATGACAGGCCCGAGCATTGTCGCTGCTACGAGGCAGTCACTGTCGGGTTCGTCATGTTTTCTACAAAACATAGCTAGCGACTGAACACTATTCGGTAAATAAGATTGTGAGAGTTTCGCGTTTTCATTGGTTTGACAAATTTGGGAGAaggcaaacacaaatgtatatcCACCCGTCTTccagcagtgtttgttttcgCTCAGGTGCAATCTTTGTcttcacatcctcctcctgcagcagctttcGAATGGCACGTTTTACTTCCGGTGTATCCCAGAgctgatttcaaaataaaggctcATGAGCACAGATGAGAACCTTTATGTAGCTTTTCTAAATGGCAAAATATCATCAGTATAGTGTAATAGTTAATAGTTTAGCTTTTATTGACTTACGTTTTATAACCTTATATCTGATCACATTGTGTCAAATCTTGTGATTACGTGACAtgtgaaatgacattttctgtCCAGCAGACGGAGCTCCAAACCGTCTTATGGACCGGTTTTTCCAAGTGGGGCAGGTATGTTGTTCGTCATTCAACACatgtgaaaacattgtttttgtctatCTTTTAAGTCTCTTTAGTCTATTAAGTTTGATTGGCTCGGATTCCAAGTGAAtaatttcacacatgcagtTGTAAGTTATCTCAAATGTGGATGTGGATTTGTTTATCTGATGTATATTAAATGTGCATCAAGTGGTTTCGTACCCATTACCCCCCCCTGATGAGGGTATATGCCGAAATGTTTAGCTTTGATGGAGCATGATGCTGCGATAAATACGTTCATACAAAGAACTCACTGATGGCTGTAGTGCAAAgttttttcgtttttttgttttttttttacattcatgcaGTTATTTTACTAAAACATAGAAACTAATAAAGCTAATGCAAACCGTTGTCGAGACGAGGTAATTATTTCAGAAGAACAAAACCATCAAACAGCTTACGAAGAtttaatgtacatttattcTTACCACGTGGAACATATAGTATAAAGATTTCATACTGAATAAATGATATTCATTGAGCCaaaaaagggaaagggaggAATTTACATGTTGTCTTAGCTACATAGTCTGAAATACAAATATGCAGAATCCATGACTGAAGAAAAATCGTCAAATGTGTACTTCATctagtttatttttgttgtacCAGGAGATAACAGGTTTGAGCCGTGTCTGCCGTACTACGGAGCTGTGGAGAGACCAGAGGAGTGGGTCTAATCAGCGGGGACTGGAGGTCACGGACCAAACTCACATGTCAGCCTCAATCCCTCACCGATAACAAGTGTGAGAAtagtgacacagacagagacagacacagagaaaggaaGTGTAATGTacaacattatatatacacCACAGCAAAGCTGTATTTGAAGTTGAAAACCAGTCCTAAGAGgtgatttcttttcattagGGTATTCATACAATCAAGGGATAAGAGGAGGTAAGGGTGTTGTAGGTTCTTGATACTTTGGGGAAGAAAGCCATTTTCTGTTTAACACCAAACTAAAATGACCTCAAAACTCTAGAAGAGCTGCATCTTCTGCTTCTGTGTGAAACGTGTGTTACAGAATGCTTACACTCAAGAGCAGTACGGTACAGAAAATGTCCTACAATCTACTGCACACTGCACAGGCCTCCCCGGTGAAGGTGTCTATTGACAGCACTTTGTCTACTGTCGGGCTGACTGGTGAGAATCCAACTACAGCAACTATAACCAGTAGGCCACTTGTCAGTCTGCTTCACCTCTGAACGTCAACCACTTACAGACTCGTAGTGCCCTCGAGGGGAGAGCTAGGGCACGCTGTGTCTCCCAAACTCACTGTAAACGAGACAGCAACTTTGgttacagtttttgtttttcagctatttatttatttattcatttatttatctttattaaaAAGTACTTTCCCCCAAGTGCAGAACAGTGTCCCAACCGTGGTGCGCTGCTCTGTGTCATCCAGTTGGCATTCATGTTGCAAGTAGTGTCACTTTATGGGCATCTCTCTGGTTTGTAATCCACCACAGCTCTGTGATTACCCTCCTCGAGCAAGGACGGCCGGGGGAGGGCTCAGAGAATGGAATCTGAAGGATTTTCATAAATTAAAGACAGTCACTTGAACTTTCCTTGCCCCGTTACACACACAAGCCAGGTTTCCAGGGAAGAGGGGTTTGGGGATAAAACCCCCAAAAAGTGGAGCCACGGCTCCCTACAGCTGTCATGACTGGCCAATCAAAAAGAGTACATCACAGATAACATGAGAAACCAGCGAGTTCATTAGGGGAGACACTGAAAGGTCGAGGAGTCGGGACTCGTGTAGTGTGAACTCTGAGTGGTTCTCCTCCACCTTGGCTAAGGCGTGCAGAGCCCGGGCAGCTCGCCGCATCATGTCCGGGCTTGTGGGCTCGAAGTGCATCCCCTGTAGGTGCAGTAGAGAGCTCTGGCTCTGCTGAAGCTGTGTGGCAGCTAGACTGTCTTCCAGGAAGCCCAGCAAATTGCCCACACTGCCTTTTTGAACAGCGACTGCTCGGGCTGCCATAGTATCACCCTGGGCCAGGTTGGCTAGAAGGACCACCGCCATCTCCCTACAGACTGCAACCTTCCTGTCTCCGATTAGCCGCACCAGGTTCCCGTATAGCTTCTCCAACCGACTGAATGGCGGAGTGGCCAAGATGAGGTCCACATTGTTGTCTTGGATGCTTAGTTTGCTTAGCGTCTCCAGGACCAGTCTCTGAGGTGACAAAGCACTGTGGGGGCCGAGGGTGGGGAATGGGTCCTGGGCTTCTGCTGAAGGGCAGACAGCCCAGTGGAGAAGACCATCCAACAGAGGCAAGCAGATGCTCTCGGGGTAGATGGAGAGGTCCAGTTGGCCAGAGATGTTAGCCAAAGTGACCAGTGTGTTCTCCCTCAGGAGCCCCAAGCAGTCCCACCACCATTCATCCCTTTGGCCCATTCCCTCCTCTGAATCCTCATCTTTCTCATAGGTGAGCGGAGCCTGTTTGCGCTCAGGGTGCCTGTGGTGGAGCAGGATCAGGCGTCCCAGTAGAAGTAGCAGCCCTGGATGTTTGGACATCTCGTGGTCATTGCCTGGCACA harbors:
- the pigv gene encoding palmitoyltransferase ZDHHC18-A, coding for MTMDVRAVLEFATVTRGLSLFLQAVLNAAIPDHDADAFRPPRTEEPLYLDCAVEWLLGGLSHWDAEHYLFIAERGYLYEHNFAFFPLFPVILRGLAETLLWPLSSWLSVRGRLLVAVALGNSALFLLSVVALHALSRIVLQDRRLALLSSLLYCITPANVFMTAGYSESLFAALTFGGLFLLEKGFTFRACLALSIATAARSNGLVNIGFLLYLPSLHAISQIRVYRTTTKGHSKVFHYIWVIIRLLLTSLLGTATIALPFCAFQYYGYRTFCTPSVSLERIPHALLSLGERKGYRVPDENGPPPLWCMRPLPLLYSHIQDVYWDVGFLRYFELKQMPNFILALPMATLGIMAVYAYFQANPELCLRLGLWETGASKGLDKPTPGLFNPRVFVYVVHSTVLLVFGTLCMHVQVLTRFMASSSPVPFWISAHLLLLNEPLLHRRKTSNPNVQLQSSRNGCKHTPQNPIIALLPHFTTCSPTTQSILGYFLSYWVLGLALHCNFLPWT